The genome window GAGAAGTTGTGGAAAAATACTTAGTAAGCATTGATGGAACCAAAAATATCCCAGGTCAGGTTCCAGAAAGCTCTACCTGGATGTTTGCTCATAATATTTTTAACTTTCTTTCCTATTTGGTGAAAGATGGCCAGATAGTTTTGGATTGGGAAGATGAAGTGATCAGTTCAACCATTGTTACTTTTGAAGGAAAAATCCTTCACAAAGGCACCAGGGAAGCAATGGATTTAGTTTAAAAGGAGTAAAATATGTCGATATTATTGTTGATTGTGTTATTTTTAGTTGCTACTGTTATCGGGTATAAAGTCATTGGTAATGTTCCAAGTTTGCTTCATACACCCCTCATGTCTGGGATGAATGCCTTGTCGGGAATAACGGTTTTAGGTGCTTTAGTGGCAACTGCTGCGGCGGTAACAACCCAGAATAAAATGATTGGATCAGTGGCAATAATAATAGCCATGATTAATGTAGTGGGTGGGTTTGCCGTGACCCATCGCATGCTCAAAATGTTTCATCGCAAGGAAGATCAGTAATGAGTACAATAACTTTTTACCTGATTTCTCTCGGTTTGGTCTTCGGAGTGGTTTGGGGTATTCATCTTATGAACAAACCACAAACAGCGGTGAAAGGTAATTTGTTAGGAGCATTATGTATAT of Candidatus Atribacteria bacterium ADurb.Bin276 contains these proteins:
- the pntA gene encoding NAD(P) transhydrogenase subunit alpha translates to MSILLLIVLFLVATVIGYKVIGNVPSLLHTPLMSGMNALSGITVLGALVATAAAVTTQNKMIGSVAIIIAMINVVGGFAVTHRMLKMFHRKEDQ